From Cydia strobilella chromosome 7, ilCydStro3.1, whole genome shotgun sequence, one genomic window encodes:
- the LOC134743076 gene encoding putative mediator of RNA polymerase II transcription subunit 26 isoform X5, with protein MDEDVGVKVTRLRRRLSVEQSEDGGSPAPSTPTKKRGGRLAAKPQLELIEENAQVSSPRKTRRKSLATEAEEKPITPSRRSARIKSNSSIVSETLSVTATDSPRAKRAARRNSQAGSDNDGPATPVRQTKRIRKDSASSVEALETSTLIKPLPVSEMVIEEEPENEVQKIDKSPPSAADTEELSPNSARKSQRLLEKRNRRSGSYKTDQDSSTVENKSLNISTGNKEAELESQDSPSNKSVKSKESNDDLSESNMSLLKKIETESKINKSNHNKSTSALDTAANDKSKRIRTESWPVVTISEKDISFSDNELSKKRKGKSSSNTSGFNVTDSPKINKSNTSITDKNTSHSFLDTSSKRKKKNSDNNIEDTSKPSEDSNMLQVLAPKEDIHSTKDIASEKSDNIDDMAKLFESKPGNVQATVYFEDSDSNSAGAPTNKIEHIDSEDQCVPEVKHDFQEKTTANEINGNDNIILSNQVGIENVSSAEISIPKIICDDVNDSCEPMDIDETIHEEILQKSSNKSFNLSKHSILEETNSSKRKPSISNSATNTPDLSKNDKRKSSISNSGVNTPEVPKDNKRKTSISSSGGNTPDLSKNDRRKSSVTESIADTSSHPVKTDKRKSSISSSETDTPDKTKIDKRTSSISNSTADTPDLSKSNTNNKSTLILSQLKDVSSTSDNVKSPKLSTNELLSKSDINENSNKNKKISKGNLSLNDVKGTPKQNAIPKLTMQTSTPITTHQLGIKTKTEEQKQEGTKKIKTNFSKSINETDSSEEDSENDESYELSVERNKHIDDEAEEACDDYESGDSQDEEDRRYEEENEIVQRGETLTSDDDMSNDTNYEKDSFVVSSDEDDNELLSGSGDDLSMSDKELTMSKKSKKKFNERKLKEQKNASREMFESRHKLNSSDRKSPTPKTKKNRMRIDSSLLTSDEEVVVNPKKSNRMRLDSTLNESAKLEDTNVSLTKSNKNKSKQDSALNSNESKVATNISLKKNQSMHDSATDEREITVCNDSTIDNADPLQALVKQEPKTPQKDMNISVVQFTDREEIENVQITEGNSIMNQTGTDPLQATMASEDTSDSSENEEILQNYDSVLNELNKDNKTKFNKNNVSLNSGNTTKRNQVEPIIDQLNLTHTKKSIKDKGTKGDVSDSKIVKVSKEKQESDNEDSSDSIDLQLLFSEDNCGSDEDQKSQQNKADDDSMFVSLKKSPGKTNIRESIEMNASQQVTTLNESSENNKNRKCSVGLAEAVEEQDIFNVSKNVNISMNESGKKKKKKHSISEPKDTLNISKDVNVSMNEIGIKKKKKHSISEPAEEEPKDTLNISKNVTISINESGKKKKKKHSVSEPAEEETHDTLNISKNVNISLNESGIKKKKKHSVSEPAEEETQDTLNISKTVNNSMNESGKKKKKKHSVSEPDEEDTRGNTFNISKNKSGKKKKKHYISEPAVEENEEVPDAVDTEPNEKTKKKKKRKCFLAAEPESSDLFFIDTTGTLLDNKENTIAESSLPPKSEKKKKKQKLEALVRDDDSDGAPDEAPYRSEKASEMDLQNIESVCESAEGSKKKHKKKKKKSSAASNYSGENIDAENIIASNSKKRKRKSSNTENSQESGDVQESVESGKHNELVGSNKKRKISHREDNNTSGFSESKNAKKKKKKNRDVDFIDTASTSETTETQVKKNKKRKHRDDDGDNKQTKVKKDSSFQEVHVPRLPDNILQQLDDKPRKIEPPKVIATSNFIVENARQRRVKPSNYLEESIYLDEKSPVTKKQKQRINKPKVLPFIPTASISDSGYTTNFKINKLSQTTRFEAEPLVFSKETYLQKNNIKRLGTYDRYKKQMHHKMSKF; from the exons ATGGACGAAGACGTTGGCGTTAAAG taacaaGACTGAGACGGCGGCTGTCTGTGGAACAATCTGAAGATGGTGGGTCCCCGGCACCCTCAACTCCAACCAAGAAGCGTGGGGGGAGGCTGGCAGCCAAACCACAACTGGAACTCATTGAAGAAAATG CCCAAGTGAGCAGTCCCAGAAAGACCAGAAGGAAGTCCTTAGCCACAGAGGCTGAAGAGAAGCCGATCACACCATCTAGGAGGAGCGCCAGAATCAAGTCCAACAGCAGCATTGTGTCAGAAACACTGTCTGTGACAGCAACAGACTCTCCTAGAGCCAAAAGAGCCGCCCGGCGGAACTCACAAGCTG GAAGTGATAATGATGGCCCGGCAACTCCCGTCAGGCAGACTAAGAGAATTAGAAAAGATTCCGCTTCCAGTGTTGAAGCTTTAG AGACCAGCACCCTGATCAAACCACTGCCAGTATCAGAAATGGTAATTGAAGAGGAACCAGAGAATGAAGTCCAAAAAATAGATAAGTCACCCCCTTCTGCTGCTGATACTGAGGAATTGTCCCCCAACAGTGCAAGAAAAAGTCAACGACTTTTAGAAAAAAGAAATAGAAGAAGTGGATCATACAAAACGGACCAGGACTCAAGTACCGTAGAAAATAAAAGCTTAAACATTTCTACTGGAAATAAGGAAGCTGAATTAGAATCCCAAGATAGTCCGTCAAATAAATCGGTTAAATCCAAAGAATCAAATGACGACCTTTCTGAGTCTAATATGAGCTTGTTGAAAAAAATTGAGACtgaatcaaaaataaataaatcaaatcacAACAAAAGCACTTCAGCTTTAGATACTGCTGCAAATGATAAGAGTAAGAGGATTAGAACAGAATCATGGCCAGTAGTCACAATTTCTGAAAAAGACATTAGTTTCAGTGACAATGAACTCTCTAAGAAACGGAAAGGAAAATCAAGTAGTAATACGTCCGGATTTAATGTAACAGATAGCCCTAAGATTAACAAATCCAATACATCCATAACTGATAAAAATACTTCACACTCATTTTTAGACACATCTTCAAAAAGGAAGAAAAAGAATAGTGACAATAACATTGAAGATACCTCAAAACCCTCTGAAGATAGTAACATGTTGCAAGTGCTGGCACCGAAAGAAGACATTCATAGTACTAAAGATATTGCCAGTGAGAAATCTGACAATATTGATGATATGGCAAAGCTATTTGAAAGCAAGCCGGGCAATGTGCAGGCCACAGTATATTTCGAAGATTCAGACTCAAACAGCGCTGGCGCCCCTACTAATAAAATTGAACATATAGATAGTGAAGATCAATGTGTCCCTGAAGTAAAACACGATTTCCAAGAAAAAACTACAGCTAATGAAATTAATGGAAATGATAATATTATTCTATCAAATCAAGTTGGTATAGAAAATGTTTCTAGCGCTGAGATAAGTATCCCGAAAATAATTTGTGATGATGTTAACGACAGTTGTGAGCCAATGGATATTGATGAAACTATTCATGAAGAAATTTTACAGAAATCGTCTAATAAATCGTTCAACTTATCAAAACATAGTATTTTAGAAGAAACTAATAGCTCCAAAAGAAAACCATCAATTTCAAACTCTGCTACAAACACTCCAGATTTGTCGAAAAATGATAAGAGAAAATCATCAATTTCAAACTCTGGTGTGAACACTCCAGAGGTACCGAAAGATAACAAGAGAAAAACATCAATATCCAGTTCTGGTGGAAACACTCCAGATCTCTCGAAAAATGATAGGAGAAAATCTTCAGTTACAGAGTCTATTGCAGACACTTCTTCACATCCAGTTAAAACTGACAAGAGAAAATCTTCCATTTCAAGCTCCGAGACTGATACTCCAGATAAAACCAAAATTGATAAAAGAACGTCATCAATTTCAAACAGTACTGCAGACACTCCAGATTTATCTAAAAGTAATACTAACAATAAAAGCACTTTGATATTATCCCAATTAAAAGACGTATCTTCTACCTCGGATAACGTCAAGTCACCTAAACTATCAACAAATGAATTGTTATCGAAATCAGACATTAATGAAAACagtaataagaataaaaaaatatctaaaggTAATCTTTCTTTGAATGATGTGAAAGGAACACCAAAGCAAAACGCTATTCCAAAACTGACAATGCAGACTAGTACTCCTATTACTACACACCAGCTCGgcatcaaaacaaaaacagaagaACAAAAGCAAGAAGGCacaaagaaaattaaaactaacttttCCAAATCGATTAATGAAACTGATTCGTCAGAAGAGGACAGTGAAAATGATGAATCTTATGAACTTTCAGTTGAAAGGAACAAACATATTGACGATGAAGCCGAAGAAGCATGTGATGACTACGAATCAGGGGACAGTCAAGATGAAGAGGACAGAAGATATGAAGAGGAGAATGAAATTGTACAACGAGGTGAAACTCTAACCTCCGATGACGATATGTCTAATGACACTAATTATGAGAAAGATTCGTTTGTAGTAAGTTCAGATGAAGATGATAATGAGTTGCTTTCTGGCTCTGGAGATGACCTTTCAATGAGTGATAAAGAACTGACAATGAGCAAGAAAAGCAAGAAGAAGTTTAATGAACGTAAATTAAAAGAACAAAAGAATGCATCTAGAGAAATGTTTGAATCACGCCACAAACTAAACTCTTCGGATCGAAAATCGCCGACTCCTAAAACCAAGAAAAATCGAATGAGAATAGACTCGTCTTTATTGACATCTGATGAAGAAGTAGTTGTTAACCCTAAGAAATCCAATCGCATGCGTTTGGATTCTACTCTCAACGAAAGTGCCAAACTGGAAGATACCAATGTGTCTTTGACCAAAAGCAATAAGAATAAGTCTAAGCAAGACTCTGCCCTTAATAGCAATGAAAGTAAAGTTGCTACCAATATATCGCTCAAAAAGAACCAGTCTATGCATGACTCTGCTACTGATGAAAGGGAAATAACAGTCTGCAATGACAGCACCATAGACAATGCGGATCCTTTGCAAGCGCTTGTTAAACAAGAGCCTAAGACACCACAAAAAGATATGAACATCTCTGTTGTTCAGTTTACTGACCGGGAAGAAATCGAAAatgtacaaataacagaagGCAATTCTATTATGAACCAAACTGGTACAGACCCCTTACAAGCTACGATGGCGAGTGAAGATACTTCGGATAGTAGTGAAAATGAAGAGATCTTGCAGAATTATGACTCTGTACTCAATGAACTAAACAaagacaacaaaacaaaattcaacaaaaacaatgtttcttTGAACAGTGGCAATACAACTAAAAGAAATCAAGTTGAGCCAATAATCGATCAATTAAACTTAACCCATactaaaaaatcaataaaagaCAAGGGTACCAAGGGAGATGTCTCAGATTCAAAAATAGTTAAAGTTTCAAAAGAAAAACAGGAATCAGATAATGAAGACTCTTCTGATTCAATTGACCTACAGTTACTATTTTCTGAAGATAATTGTGGCAGTGACGAAGATCAGAAGTCGCAACAAAACAAAGCAGATGACGACAGTATGTTTGTCTCACTTAAAAAATCGCCAGGAAAAACAAATATTCGGGAAAGTATTG AAATGAACGCATCCCAGCAAGTTACTACTCTAAACGAAAGTAGTGAAAATAACAAGAATAGAAAATGTTCGGTGGGACTAGCAGAAGCAGTTGAAGAGCAAG ATATATTCAATGTTTCCAAAAATGTTAACATATCTATGAACGAAAGTggcaaaaagaagaaaaagaaacatTCTATATCAGAGCCTaaag ataCTTTGAATATCTCTAAAGATGTTAATGTTTCTATGAATGAAATCGgaataaagaagaaaaagaaacatTCTATATCAGAGCCCGCTGAAGAGGAGCCTaaag aTACTTTGAATATCTCTAAAAATGTTACCATTTCTATAAATGAGAGtggaaaaaagaagaaaaagaaacatTCTGTGTCAGAGCCCGCTGAAGAGGAAACTCATG ataCTTTGAACATCtctaaaaatgtaaacatttcttTGAATGAAAGTGgaataaagaagaaaaagaaacatTCTGTGTCAGAGCCCGCTGAAGAGGAAActcaag atacgtTGAACATCTCTAAAACTGTTAACAATTCTATGAATGAAAgtggaaagaagaagaaaaagaaacatTCTGTGTCAGAGCCTGATGAAGAGGACACTCGAGGTA ATACTTTCAACATCTCTAAAAATAAGAGtggaaagaagaaaaagaaacatTATATATCAGAGCCAGCTGTAGAGGAAAATGAAG AAGTTCCTGATGCTGTAGACACAGAACCTAATGAaaaaacaaagaagaagaagaaacgcAAGTGTTTCTTAGCTGCAGAACCTGAAAGTA GTGACCTCTTTTTCATAGATACGACTGGGACCTTGCTGGATAATAAAG AAAATACAATTGCAGAATCAAGTCTACCACCAAAGAgcgaaaagaagaaaaagaaacaaaaattagAAGCTttag TTCGTGACGACGATTCAGATGGAGCCCCGGACGAAGCCCCATATCGAAGTGAAAAAGCGTCCGAAATGGATTTGCAAAATATAG AAAGTGTTTGTGAATCAGCAGAAGGTTCcaagaaaaaacataaaaagaagaagaagaaatcatCGGCTGCTTCTAATTATTCgg GTGAAAACATTGATGCTGAGAACATTATTGCTTCTAACTCTAAGAAACGTAAGAGGAAGTCTTCTAATACGGAAAACTCTCAAGAATCTGGAG ATGTCCAAGAGAGCGTGGAAAGTGGAAAGCATAATGAATTGGTCGGCAGTAATAAAAAACGTAAAATCTCGCATAGAGAAGATAACAACACATCAG gCTTCAGTGAATCTAAAAAtgcaaagaaaaagaaaaagaaaaatcgTGATGTTGATTTTATAGACACTGCATCTACATCAG AAACGACCGAAACACAagttaagaaaaacaaaaagcgAAAACATAGAGATGACGACGGCGATAACAAGCAGACGAAG GTTAAAAAGGACAGTTCGTTCCAAGAAGTGCACGTACCGCGTCTTCCGGATAACATTCTTCAGCAACTAGATGACAAGCCCAGAAAGATCGAGCCGCCAAAAGTTATAGCCACATCAAATTTCATTGTTGAAAATGCCAGGCAAAGGAGAGTCAAACCTTCAAACTACTTGGAAGAGAGCATTTACCTTGATGAAAAGTCCCCAGtaactaaaaaacaaaaacaacgcATCAACAAACCCAAAGTGTTACCATTTATACCCACTGCTTCAATATCAGACAGtggatatacaacaaatttcaAGATTAACAAGCTGTCACAAACTACGAGATTTGAAGCAGAACCGCTCGTTTTTTCCAAAGAAACCTATTTGCAAAAGAATAATATTAAAAGATTAGGAACTTATGACCGGTACAAAAAGCAAATGCATCATAAAATGTCTAAATTTTAA